A single region of the Nicotiana sylvestris chromosome 6, ASM39365v2, whole genome shotgun sequence genome encodes:
- the LOC104212727 gene encoding uncharacterized protein — MMVEQQSLTTTVRNLERQVGQLASAQNTRPAGALPSDTEANPWAALNAVSLRNERQLEEVISKKRKHVTFNERLTTIESTSEKDKEPKMPAGEAVAEQPPQLVARPPPPFPQRLQKLRDNTAYKKFLNILKQVQINIPLVDILQEVPKYVKYIKDIVANKRRLTEFEIVALTKECSSRIQGKLPQKLKDPGSFTIQISWLGLGEPRLTTVILQLADRSLAHPEGVIEDMLVQVGSFIFPTDFIMLDYEPDQEVSFILGRQFLATGRAIIDVCEGKMTMRVGDRVEVFNVYRAIKLPAHYEELSMISVVESDATLLVPYMSPVDPVERVLIGDVENSEDEMIGEIEQVLNMSCSYVHGFRKFEELDRPVTLTIPRPSIEEAPKLKLKPLPVHLCYAYLGSSETLPVIISSSLTSTQEEKLLRVLRVHKMSIGWTIADIKGISPSFCMHKIFFEDGHHPQCGAVKKIKSHYERGGEKGSNQVARCRDHFSYF; from the exons CAAGTGACACTGAAGCAAATCCTTGGGCGGCCCTTAATGCTGTGTCGTTGAGGAATGAAAGACAACTAGAGGAAGTTATTTCTAAAAAAAGGAAACATGTGACTTTTAATGAGAGGCTAACCACTATAGAATCAACATCAGAGAAAGATAAGGAGCCAAAGATGCCAGCTGGAGAGGCGGTGGCTGAGCAACCCCCACAATTGGTTGCAAGGCCACCACCTCCCTTCCCTCAAAGATTGCAGAAATTAAGAGATAATACCGCATATAAAAAGTTTCTTAATATCTTGAAGCAGGTGCAGATTAATATTCCATTGGTTGACATCTTACAAGAAGTACCCAAATATGTAAAGTACATCAAGGACATTGTGGCAAATAAAAGGAGGTTAACCGAGTTCGAGATTGTGGCACTTACTAAGGAGTGCAGTTCCAGAATTCAAGGCAAGTTACCTCAGAAATTGAAGGATCCAGGTAGTTTCACTATCCAAATCTCATGG TTGGGGTTGGGTGAGCCACGCCTAACAACAGTTATCTTACAGTTAGCTGATCGCTCCCTTGCTCATCCTGAGGGAGTGATTGAAGATATGCTAGTTCAAGTGGGTTCTTTCATATTCCCTACTGATTTCATTATGCTAGACTACGAGCCCGATCAGGAAGTCTCATTTATTTTGGGGCGTCAATTCCTAGCCACGGGCCGAGCTATTATTGATGTCTGCGAAGGAAAGATGACAATGAGAGTGGGTGATCGAGTGGAGGTCTTCAATGTTTATAGAGCAATCAAGTTACCAGCCCACTATGAAGAGTTATCTATGATCTCTGTGGTGGAGAGTGATGCCACATTGTTAGTGCCCTATATGAGCCCCGTAGATCCTGTTGAACGAGTATTGATTGGGGATGTAGAAAATAGTGAAGATGAAATGATAGGAGAAATTGAGCAAGTACTAAATATGTCCTGCAGTTATGTACATGGGTTTAGAAAATTTGAAGAGTTAGATAGGCCTGTTACTCTGACCATTCCCAGGCCATCTATTGAAGAAGCTCCGAAGCTAAAACTCAAGCCACTTCCAGTGCATCTGTGCTATGCCTATTTGGGGAGCTCTGAGACATTGCCCGTGATTATTTCGTCCAGCTTGACCAGCACTCAAGAAGAAAAATTACTTAGAGTACTCCGTGTGCATAAAATGTCTATTGGGTGGACTATAGCTGACATCAAGGGTATTAGTCCATcgttttgcatgcataaaatctttTTCGAGGATGGACACCACCCCCAGTGTGGAGCAGTAAAGaagattaaatcccattatgAAAGAGGTGGTGAAAAAGGAAGTAATCAAGTTGCTCGATGCAGGGATCATTTTTCCTATTTCTGA